The sequence AGGCCGTCGTCGAGGCCGCGCGGCAGCCCGGCGTGGGCGTGGCCGGCACCCGGCTGCTCTACCCGGACGGGACCATCCAGCACGCCGGCGTGGTGCACAAGGAGTGGCAGCCGGGCCGGGTGCTGCCGCTGCATCTCTTCCATCACGAGCCGGGCGACCTGCCTGGGGCGCGCGCCTCCTACGACCTCGACGCGGTCACCGGGGCATGCCTGGCGATGCCCGCGCCGCTGTTCGAGGAGCTCGGCGGATTCGACGAGGCCTACGTAAACGGCCTCGAGGACATCGACCTCTGCCTGCGGGCAAGGACCGCGGGGCATCGGGTGGTCTACCGCGGGGACGTGCACCTCGTCCACCACGAGCGCCTGACGCGGGGGGCCAACCACGACGAGAAGCCCAACGCCGCGATCTTCCACCGCCGCTGGAACCCCCTGCTCTCCGACGACAGCGACATCCTCGGGACGCTCTTCGGCCTGGGCCTCGGGCCGATCCCGCCCGACGCGGGCATGCTTCCGCAGCCGGGAGGCGCCCAGCTCGCGGTCCACGGGCGCCTGCGCTCACCGGCGCCGGAGGGGTTCGAGGCCCGGGCGCTCATCGGCGCCCTCGCGGAAGCGGGGCTCGACGTGGCGGCCCGGGACTGGTTCCCGGTCTGGGAGGCGCCCACCGACGGCGGCCCGCAGTGGCACGCGCTCGCCGCCGCCGTCAAGCGCCCGCCTCATCCAGCCGCCGCGGCCATCCGCGTCGCCACCGGGAGCCTCTTGTCGCTGCCCGCCGGCAGTGCGGCGGTCGCGCGCATCGCGGCGGTGCCTCGCGGCGCGCTGGACGTGGCCGCGGTGTGGGCGGCTGCTCCCGCGCTCGTCGACGAGCTGGTGGAGGGCGGCTTCCCCCGCGAGCGGGCGCACTGGCTGCCGCCGGCGATCCCGCAGAGACCCCCGGGCCCGGGTGGGGAGGGCATCCTGGCGCTTTTCCCGGCCCACGACCTCGACGCCGCCGCCCTGCTGCTCGAAGCGCTCTCGGGCCTCGGCGACCAGCGGATCCGGCTGCTTCCAAACGTCAAGGGCGCGCTGGTCACCGCCTTCGCCGCAGGCCGCCTGCCCGCCGCGGAGCTGCTGGATCCCACCTCGGACGAGCGCGCGCTGGGCGAGCTGGCGGGCTCGGCGGACGTGGTTTGCGGGTCCGACGGCGACGGCTTCGAACGGCGGCTGCTGCTCGCCGGCGCCGCGGGCGCCGCGGTAGTGGCGCCCGCGGGCGGCGCCGCCGCGGCGGTGCTCGGAGACGGCGTGGGGCCCACGGCCGGGGCCGGCGGGCTGCGGGCGGCGCTCGAGCGTGCACTGGCGGACGACACTTCCCGGGCCGCGCGCTCGGACCTGGTCGCGATGACCTGCGGGCACGCGGCTGTGGGAGCGAGGCTTCGCGAACTCGTGGAGCGCCTGGCCGCCGCGCGCCGGGCTCCCGCGCCGCTCGCCGGGGCATCCGCCCGCCTCTAGCGCGCCCTGAGGGGGCAGAATGCCCCCGTGCGTGCCATCGCCCTGATCGACGGAGAGCATCACCCGGCCGTGGTGCGGGCCGCGCTCGACGCGCTCGATCCCGTGGGTGTGGTGTTCTGCGGAGGCGAGGAGAAGGTGCACGCTGAGGTCCTGGACGATGCGACGGCGCACTACGGCCGCGACGTGGCGCTGGGACCGCCGGCCGAGTCGCTGCGGCGGCTCGTCGCGGAGACCGGCGCGCGGCGGGTGGTGGACCTGGCGGACGAGCCCGTGCTGCCCCCCGCGGCCAAGCTGCGGCTGGCCGCGCTGGTCCTGCACCTCGGCCTGAGCTATGAGGGACCGGGGCTGCGGCTGTCACCCCCGCCGTCCGAGCGGATCGAGTTCGCGGGGCCGAAGCTCGCGGTGATCGGGACCGGCAAGCGCACCGGCAAGACCGCCGTAGCCGGGCACCTGGCTTCGCTTCTGCGCGATCGGCGGCCGGTGATCGTGTCCATGGGACGGGGCGGGCCGGCGGCGCCCCAGGTTGCCGATGCGGGCACGGGCCTGGCGGAGCTGGAGCGCATCGCCGCCGAGGGTCGCCACGCGGCGAGCGACTACCTCGAGGACGCGGTGCTCGCCGGCGTGCCCACGGTGGGCTGCAGGCGCGTTGGCGGCGGGCTGGCAGGTGAGCCACACGAGTCCAACGCGGCGGCCGGAGCGCGCCTCGCCGCCTCACTCGGCCCAGGCGTGATCGTGCTGGAGGGGTCTGGGTCGTGCATCCCGCCGGTGGAGGCGGACCGGACCGTGTGCGTCGTCGGCGATCGCGCGGATGCGCTCGACGGCCTCGGCGTGTACCGCCTCCTGCGGGCGGACCTGGTGCTGGTCCCCGATCCCGCGCTCGTCCCGGAGGTCGCCCTGGCGTGCCCAGGCGAGACGATGGCCTTCATGCTTCGCGCGGAGCCCGCGGGGCCGCTGCCGGAGGGCGCCCGCGTGGCGGTTTTCAGTACCAGCTCGGCCCCGGTCCACGGGCTCGAGCCCCTGGTGGTCTCCTCAGCGCTGGCACGCCGCTCGGAACTCGCTGCCGACCTCGATCGCGCGGCGGCCGAGCGCTGCGACGTCTACCTCACGGAGCTGAAGGCCGCGGCGATCGACACCGTGGCGGTGCGCGCCCGCGCCGAGGGTGCTCGGGTCGTCTTCGTCAGGAACCGGCCGGTGGGGCTCGACGCCGATCTCGACGCCGCGCTCGTCAGGCTCGCAGACTCGGCTGGCTGAACAGCTCGAGCGCGGACGCCTCGATCACGGTTGCCGTCGGCCCGGGATGGGGCGAGTCCGTGACGATCGCCACGTCGACGTGGTCGGGCAGCTCCCGTCCGTCCAGCGCCGCCGCAGCGCAGGCCAGCGCGTCCTCGGCGCCGATCGACCCCGGCGGGGCGTGAAGCTGCAGCGAGGCGTTCCCCTCGTTAAGGTCGGCGAAGCCGCGGAGCACCTGGGAGAGTGCATCGGGTCGCCACTCCGGGCTGCACCAGAGGCTCTTCGACTCCGGCCGCACGTCCCACGCCCGCATCGTGTCCCGGGCCACGAGGTGCGCGCACCCGCCGCAGCGCAGGAGCGAGGGCCCGAGGCGCTCCAGCCGGCCGCCACAGGCCTGACAGCGGAGCGCGCGGAGCAGGGTGGGCTCGAGATCCGCCTGATCCACGTGCGGCCCGGCGGGCTCGCTGCGCTCGAGCAGGTACGCCTTGCGCCACGAGTCCCCGAAGCTCGCGGCCTCGAACAGCTCCACCCACTGGCGGGCGTTCGCGGTCGCTTCGAGCGTCGCGTGGGGTGTGACCTCCGGGATGAAGTCGGCCAGGCTGGCCATCGTGGAGAAGAGGCCGTTCGGCACCGGAAGGGGGCGCGAGCTGAAGCCCTCGCGCTCAGCGCAGCACTCTGCAATCTCGGCCGGTGTGGGAAGCCCGAACTCGTCGTGCTCGGAGAGCCATCCCGGAACCTCCTGCCCCGAGCGCACGAACACCGCTCTGACGAGGTCGTCGATCGGGCCCATCTCGCTGGACGGGCACGCCACCACCACGCGGTTCGCGGACACTCGGGCCAGCTCGTCCACGAAGGCGGTCCGGTCGGCCGGCGGCACGTGCTCCAGGACGTCGAGTGAGATGACGGTGTCGAACGAGGCGTCGGCGAAGGGCAGCCGCCCGGGGCCGTTGCGCACCGCCAGCATCGACGGTCCCGCGGGTAGCGGGAACTGCATGTCCATCCCGACGAAGGGGCTGCCGGGGTCGACGCACGCGAAGCCGTGGGGTCCCGATCCGGCGTCCAGCAGGCTGGCTGAGAGCTCGCGCTTGCGGCCGAGCACCACCGGAGTGACGAGCGCGTAGCGGCACAGCCAGTTCAGCATCTGCGTGGTGGCCGCCATTCGCTCAGGCTGCGCTTGCGGCGAGGTCCGCGCTTGCGCGGCGGTCACGATCGGCGTCGGGGTAGACGATCGCCAGGATCGTGTGCTCGAGGGTGTGGAGGTCGTTCGACCGCGTCAGTCCCACGCTTCCGTGCTCGAACCCCCAGGCCTCCATCAGCGCGGCGAACTCGGAGATGTTCCACTCGCGCACGTGACAGAGGTGCTCCGGCGGGCCGAGGTCGTCAGCGCCGCGCGTGCGGTCGCGCTCGGGGGTGGAGAGGATGATCGCCTCGACCGATTCGAGGATCCCCCGCATGTTGTCGAGCAGCAGGTCCGGGCGCACGAGGTGCTCGATCACGTCGGCACACACCACCACCGATCCCGTCAGCTCCTCGGGTGAGAGCGGCAGCGGATCCTCGCTGTCGAAGTCGTGCTCGCGCCAGCTCCCGTAGGGGAACTTCTGGCGGCACAGGTCGAGGTTCGGGCCGAAGTCGATCCCCACGATCTCGAAGCGCGGATGCAGAGCGGCGAGCTTGTCGCCGCTGCCGGGCCCGAGGTCGATGATCCGCCGCGCGCCCAGCCGCTCGGCCACGCGTGCCGCCTCCGGATAGACGTCGGGCTGCCACACCACGTTGTCGCGCTCCTCGATGAGGTCGACGAAGTACTCGGGGGCGTCCCGGTGGACGTAGCCCGGCTTGATGCAGTACGAGCCCACGTCGTCGCGCCCGGGCAGCTCCACCCTGCGCGCGAGGGGGACGGCGAGCCCGCGCCGGGAATGGTCGAGCCCGTGCCGAGCCCCCACGTCCCATGGGTCGGCGGCGAGGGCGGCGAGGAAGCAGCCGGCCGCCTCCGCGAACCGGGCGTCCGCGAGCGCCGTGCGTCCGGCGCCGATCTGGCCGGCCGCCTCGGCCTTGTCCTCGTTCGAGACGTCGATCACGTGCTCGAGCGGCACGCCCTCGGTCCGGGCCACGTGCATGTAGAGGCCGACGAAGTGGTCGAACGCCGCCACGAGGTCATCGACGGCGAGGTCGGCGGCGCGCAGATTGGCCAGTATCCAGCGCCGGAAGGGGAGCTCGCGCTGGAGGATCCCGATGACCTCGTTGCCACTCTTGCCGTGGTTCATGTTGCCG comes from Thermoleophilaceae bacterium and encodes:
- a CDS encoding glycosyltransferase family 2 protein; this encodes MPSASVIVLAYGNRAVTERCLDSLAAALGDELGGAYELVLVDNGSPDDTAELFRAWEDRATVLLLDENRNFAGGCNAGARAAAGDVLVFLNNDTEVPAGALEAVVEAARQPGVGVAGTRLLYPDGTIQHAGVVHKEWQPGRVLPLHLFHHEPGDLPGARASYDLDAVTGACLAMPAPLFEELGGFDEAYVNGLEDIDLCLRARTAGHRVVYRGDVHLVHHERLTRGANHDEKPNAAIFHRRWNPLLSDDSDILGTLFGLGLGPIPPDAGMLPQPGGAQLAVHGRLRSPAPEGFEARALIGALAEAGLDVAARDWFPVWEAPTDGGPQWHALAAAVKRPPHPAAAAIRVATGSLLSLPAGSAAVARIAAVPRGALDVAAVWAAAPALVDELVEGGFPRERAHWLPPAIPQRPPGPGGEGILALFPAHDLDAAALLLEALSGLGDQRIRLLPNVKGALVTAFAAGRLPAAELLDPTSDERALGELAGSADVVCGSDGDGFERRLLLAGAAGAAVVAPAGGAAAAVLGDGVGPTAGAGGLRAALERALADDTSRAARSDLVAMTCGHAAVGARLRELVERLAAARRAPAPLAGASARL
- a CDS encoding class I SAM-dependent methyltransferase — its product is MAATTQMLNWLCRYALVTPVVLGRKRELSASLLDAGSGPHGFACVDPGSPFVGMDMQFPLPAGPSMLAVRNGPGRLPFADASFDTVISLDVLEHVPPADRTAFVDELARVSANRVVVACPSSEMGPIDDLVRAVFVRSGQEVPGWLSEHDEFGLPTPAEIAECCAEREGFSSRPLPVPNGLFSTMASLADFIPEVTPHATLEATANARQWVELFEAASFGDSWRKAYLLERSEPAGPHVDQADLEPTLLRALRCQACGGRLERLGPSLLRCGGCAHLVARDTMRAWDVRPESKSLWCSPEWRPDALSQVLRGFADLNEGNASLQLHAPPGSIGAEDALACAAAALDGRELPDHVDVAIVTDSPHPGPTATVIEASALELFSQPSLRA
- a CDS encoding glycosyltransferase; its protein translation is MAPSPRVSGVVAAYNYERYLGRALESALRQDYPADRLELVVVDDGSTDATPEIAQRYAAQSDGRIRYIRQDNGGLAAATTRGMEEARGELITFLDADDTWPEDRTRLLAEAFTRRPEVGLVYGDMEIVDEEDRTVHPSFFAQNRVTPARGRVLPRLLRENFISAPALMVRASLRDRFCPIPSFSPYQDWFVAARVAEVAEVDFLTAALSRYRVHGGNMNHGKSGNEVIGILQRELPFRRWILANLRAADLAVDDLVAAFDHFVGLYMHVARTEGVPLEHVIDVSNEDKAEAAGQIGAGRTALADARFAEAAGCFLAALAADPWDVGARHGLDHSRRGLAVPLARRVELPGRDDVGSYCIKPGYVHRDAPEYFVDLIEERDNVVWQPDVYPEAARVAERLGARRIIDLGPGSGDKLAALHPRFEIVGIDFGPNLDLCRQKFPYGSWREHDFDSEDPLPLSPEELTGSVVVCADVIEHLVRPDLLLDNMRGILESVEAIILSTPERDRTRGADDLGPPEHLCHVREWNISEFAALMEAWGFEHGSVGLTRSNDLHTLEHTILAIVYPDADRDRRASADLAASAA